GAATGAGGGAGAATTGCTTAGAAGGCCATaaggtaaatatttttcctaACTCAAGTACTCAAAGATATTCAGAGCTGTCTTCCAAGCACAGTTACATCAATAAGCTAGTTGTCCAATGCTGGACAAACTTCAACACAGCTTTCTGTTACACGAATGCCATACCATCCAGCCCAGAACTGTGTGTCTTTGCCACCATGAATAAAACGGACATATCTCACTCCTGGCCCGTAGTTCTTGAAGACATGCACCATCTGAAAGAAGAAATAACATCAGTaacatgaagttatttttgtctgcagTTGCATTGATCATTGTAACATGTACATACTTGATTCCACTGCTGATCATTCCACTGAGGAAAGGAAATGGGCTCAGGACTAAATTCCTTTAGAACGTCTTGCTCGTCATTTAGTAACTGCACACAAATCTCATAGATGCTTCCACAATCCCAGCGGGGTGCATACCTGACAATGGACAACCATGAATTgacgttttctttttctttgagaaaaaaatttccTAAATAATTTGTGTGCATATTTCTCACCAGTCAGATATCTGGATGTGTGGCTGGAACTCATCCATAAATGATGGGCTGTAACCTTCTTCCCTCAAATTGATCAACTGCTGTTTTCTGCAGAGTCTGCAGACAACACATTGTCACATCACTTAATTAGTAATTACAACCTCAGTTGTATACACACACGTGAAAATTGCTGGTGAATTCTTACCCATAGGAGGTCACATAGTTTTTCTTTACTGCTGGATTTGAATGTTGCACCATAGTTCCCTCTATTTTCCACTGATCCCCACCATCATCCAGGATTCTCCATCCCCGAAATTCatctaagaaaacaaaagatgagTATCTGTGGATTTTCTAAAACATTGCAGGAAAATAATCCTATTGTGTAATGGAAAGTAAAGGTAATTTTCACCTTCTGCTCTTGGATTCTTTATGAGATTTCTCCTCTTCTTGCATAAGAAGTAAAACAACCTCCAGTTGCTGGGTACTTTGGAAAGATCATGGAGATGATATCCCTCTCTTCTACATCTTTCTCTCCAGAAAGACTCACTGTCAGCCACATCTTTCCACTGGCGGCACACTAatcgacacacacacaccacgtGTTGGGGAGGCAGATTTAGGAAGATTTCCTCTAATATGTCCAAAGGAAGAGGGATGACCTGGCAAGatcaaaagatttattttaaatagttttctaaATTTCATAAATAGACATTAGATTAAGAATTTATAAGTTTTAGTATTACACACtcaaaaagtagtttttgtTGTATTGGGGCAGCAATAACTTAATCCTGGAGGTATAACCGATACAGCGTTTATAAAAAGTCTACATAACCCTGACAAAACGCTAAGTGTTTATAAACAtcacaattaaagaaaaaaatgtgacgaagacaaattgttcaaaaaattcatattttatacttgTATGTATTTCTTCGTTGTTgttttaatcaagtttatttgtatagcgaCGCATAGTAAGtactttacataataaaaatacataaatacaaaagtcTTAGAAGACAccacacagtcaacaactgagaaaacagtaaatattacattttgccaagtgCTTTTGTTACACAtcaatatgttggtcaatgtttcattcatCATAGTTCAAAAGCAACTCAGGTTGGTTTTAAGTCTAGGTTTAAAGAAACTctgtgtttcggctgttttacaattttctggaaGCTTGTTCCATATTTGTGGTGTATAgcagctgaatgctgcttctgcatgttttgttctggttctgaggatgCAGAGCAGGCCCGAACCAGAAGACCtcagaggtctggaaggttgatgcaacaacagcagatctttaatgtatgtAATGTAAGCCAttcagtaatttataaactaaactaactaTTTTATAAACAGTATTtaaaagtctattctctgagcaacagggagccagtggaagaACTTTACAACCGGGGCGATGCGGTTTGTCTTCCTGGTTGTAGTGATAACGCCATTAGtggcgttctggatcagctgcagctggaggactGATTTTTCAAGCAGACCTGTAaggacactgttgcagtaatcaatgcgactaaagataaacgcattgatcagtttctctagatctttcTGAGACATTAGACCTTTAATCTTGAAAATGTGCTTCAGGTGTAACTGTCTTTACACGggtcaggtcagagtccatcactacacccagattcggggcctgatctctagtttctggtttaaatgtaataactgaagctgtggaCTGTTACTGAAGCTCCTTCCCGTCCACAATGATACATGTACACACATACCACTGATGGAAAAGTCCCTTTAATACCTCGGCCCAAACACTATGACAACATTTATGCTTTCATTATTGAAGTACAATCAAGatttaacatgatttttttccatgtatggCGAACCCCTAGTGCCATGGAAAaagattctgactttaatctcagaaataaaaagtcagattttttttatgtgattagcAATTTGAGAGTGACTGTTTCAGTGTCTCTAATAAAACTTACAGGTTCACCAGAACTCCGTATCGGCGAAGGTGAGTTGACGCTGTATGAAGTTCCCATTATGGCTCTAGTCCTCCTCTTCATGTCTAGAATATAAACCCAATTCTGATGTGTTTTACAGAGCTGACTTCTGACTAAATCAGCAGAAGACACCTTCAAAAGAGAAAGCGTCACTCAATAACAAACACGAAAGTGCAGTTAAACCCCAGATAAAAGCTAACAACCATCcagactaaaaataataataaacgcGAAGATGCATTTTTAGCCTTACTTTTTGATTAGTTGCATTCCTTTACCCACATATCATCACGTTATCTTTGCGACGTCCGATTTAATTTCGGGATAAATGCGTGTGTGTATCCACGTAAAAATTAAACAGTCATGGGTATAGTGTGCATATTTAGAAACGCGACGAATGCCTTTTAGGTCCTTGCTCGAACGGAAATACCGTCTTAAACGGCTCCTTAAAGAAAGGTTCCGGGCAAACTAGGTTCCTAGCTACTAATCCATGGGTCGGagttaaaaatgtcatattttggtccatctcaGGGTTGCAAAGCTTGACCataaattttgtaaaatattatctagataatatttttgatatgaTATCGCTTCCAAAGCTGTTGCTTAGTCATAGTTATCACCTCATGAAGTTAACAACCCCTTTggaaaaattctgtttttgagaCTGGTGCATGTCTGGTTTAGGCTCGTTGTATCAATGTTTGTCTGAGGTCTATAATAAAGTGTTTGGCATCTTCTTAAACAAGACCCTCTTGACTTTTAATTAAGGCATGTTTTGAGTCTCTGACCAACACAGAGGTCACTAGAGCTTGTTAAGTCAAAACATAAtacacatttttacactttttgcctaagctaaatacatttcttttaactcATTGGTATCTAGGACATCAGTCAACAACTGAAATGCTCAATAGACTAAGGATTCAGAAAATGTCTAAGAAACTGGTACTGTCAACAAGACAGCATACAACCATGCATTGGTGGACTGGAGAATCCCCTGGAATATTGGGAAGGACAGAAAATGCTTTATCCCAACTTCTACAAATTTGCTGATGCTTTTCTGGTTACACCCATActctttgaaaaagtattttctataCCAGATGGAAACATCTCAAAACAGAGAAACCGTCTGAAGCTGAGAACAGTAAAAGATTTTCatatttaggaaaaaatatatttatattttgtcccTGGTGACATTTTTGTAAGAACACAAGCCCATTTACATCACAACCCTTTCCCATATTTGTTTCAAGGTTTTCCTTTTTATCTACAGCCACTGTttcataaaaatagattaaGACAATATtcagaatttatgtatttgCATCACAAacattattcattcatttattcagtttaaaactTCACACATCAGGTTATTATCACTCGATGTTGCAGTGGAGCATATGAAGGACTGTGGCCCGTCAGCTTATAACCTCACATGAAACTTCACCTCTCCATCACTATGGATTACTGATAGGTATTTTTCAAACCTACATAAAAAGAGAACCACAGACATGGATTACGAAAACAAAACCGCACCAAACACCAACCCACCTCTACTGTCTTAAACTCCCATGATGCATTGTGCTGTTTTGGGCAATTGATGTCGCATTCTCAAGCTATTATGTTGTTGACTTACAAAATCCAACTCAAATCACCCATTGTAATTTCAGTCTTTTCTCATagaaaaatatggaataaaacaaaaaaaaatacaatgtaagTTTGAGCAAAATGAGAGAGaatgattttaataatatgGCAAATAAACAGAGATACTTTCATGTCTTTGATCCAGTAGGCACTGCAGTTTTTGTTCAAGTACATAGAACATAGAAATTTGCAAGCCATTCCCAAAACCAAACTGATCCCAACGAGGGCAGAACTCTGATTTATGATGAGAGCAGCaaatttttgtcacatttcgcAGCCCAAAACCCCGTCCATGGATACTGGTTCTGATAAATCCAGTTTGTTATCTTATTCCACTCTcaatatttaaatgaacatCAGGACAAACAGGTAAATTCATGATCTCTGGGTAACAAAGACTGATTTCCAAGTTGCATCTAAAACATAGGTCTCTTCATCTTCTGTCCAACAGTCTAGAGATAAGTCTTTTTTTGGTCAGAACAAGCACTTCTATGTGTCTGAATCAATCCTGTgagctggaataaaaaaaaaggagagagaaattACAATTAGCCCTCACAATTTCTTCAATACAATttccttcaacaacaaaacacgaATACTTTCGTGTTGTGCTATCCAGAAAAACTTACATTGCTTTGGTATCCTGAGTGGTTCTGTGTCTCCTGACAGGACTTGATGCATGACTCCACGGAACTGATACAGCACCTTCAGGCTCTTCTCTTCCCCCACACAGGGGTCATAGAAGCCAGGGAGTCCTGACTGAACAGACAACTCAAAGTAATGCACCATCGGCTGTACCAGTAAATACTAAAACACAGTAGTTGTTGAGTCTGCTTTGCTTTAGGTTCCTGCATTGAACCACAGTTCTTACCTTTGAGGCCTCAGTGAGAATGAGTTTGGAGTCTTTCACCAGACACTGAAGTGGCACAGTTATATCGATGACCTTTGCCCTCTCGTGCTTTCTGCTATTGTCCGTCACAAATTTGCCGTACCAAGCGTTGAGGATGATGAGGCCTAAATAAAGAAGCAGCAATAACATTACAGTGTGGTGCTATACGATGTCACCAGAGAACAgtttgcaaacaaaattaatttataatattCTGACATGAAGGGGGCCAGAGCAGCAGGAATGTTTTTTGGTCCCGACTCCAGTCttccaaaatttttttttaaaaaactctttCGGGAAATAAAGTGTAACTGAAAATTCAATACTTAAATCACTGCTCAAATATGAATGTTCTTACCCATTCGAGATTCTTCTGCTTCAATAATCCTTCGGACAGACTCCTGCATGAGCAAAACCTTCAGAGGTGGAAAAAAACGAAAACTAGAAGTCAGACATCAAGATATGCAGCCAATAAATTCCATTACTTTTTTGCATGTTATCTAGCTCAATCTCATCTGCTCATCTTACTTGTTGATAGGCAAAATATTTCTCAGCAGTCAGACACATTTATTGACATCTCTAATCTCGCACCCCGCCGTGAAGTTGGACACGAACCACAATTACATATAAATCTGTCAAATACTCACAGCagcctctgcttcctgtttcttttttgctatATTAGAGGCTGAGCTCTCCCTCTGCTTCTCCAACtctctgaataaaacaaaatgaagaaataaaatgaggCCATGAAATCTGACCATAGCAATAAAGGAGAGAGTCCTCTCCAATAAGACTGCTTGCATGAAGCAGCCAAGACAAACAGGAATGTTACTTACTGTTCCTTTTGGGCCCGCAGATAGGGCCGAATGACGAGCTGCTGGATGGCGAGGTAGAAAACCAGAGGTCCAACCGTGGCGTAGAACACTGCACTTGGCAAGAGTTGGTCAGTGAGGTGAATAGGGAAGAAATACGTCTGGCTGGCTCTGTTCAGCCTGAAGttagagaaattattttatcgTTTACATCGAGGACATAGAAACATAGATAGTAAATTAAAATCAACCATTTCCATGGTAATTCTACACAtcttctggaaaacaaaacttagAGAAAATCTATCACGACAACTCCCAGCGCAGGCAGAAATAGGAAATGTCTACATGCTTTCACTGACTGACAGTTTTGACTTTACTCTTTCAGGTGCCATGGTAACAGTACAGTGGAATAGAAGAAACCAACATTTGGAAACACAACAGGtgggaataaaataaagtggAGCACGGTTTTGCACTCACTTGATCTTGAGGGAGACGCCCTGTGGGACTCCCACGCTGACGGTGGCCCCCACCACACTGTGCCGACTGATCTTCCTCTCAGCGCCGTACTCCACCACCGTCCCAAAGAAACCCGAtctgtcacattacaacagAGTTACCATCTCACCACATGTGGGTTGCTCAGGTTTAGATTGCAAGTTATTgggtaaaacatttgaaactctGTGATGATTACAACTTGTCACCCATTTTATGCAAAAAGCTACTGGCCTTCATTCTCCAAACAAAAGCTCTTGCTCTGGTTTActggtgcatctcaataaactACAAAATCAGTGAAAAGTTAATCTAGttcagtaatttaattcaaaaggTGAAACCGATACagattcaaacacacacaaaatgatATATTTCAAGAAATTAAGGCAAACCAGGTCAGTGCTAAATAAGGTATCTGTTCATAGAGGGATGTATGAAATATATTATTAGTAAGTTAAGTAGAAGGAACAAATGTGGCACagaagtgcaaaaacaacaagaataaCTGCAGCCTTGAGAGGATTGAAcattacataaattaaaatcagctgacatttctttaataaattctCTTATTCTGATTTTAGGAGAGACTGATCTGTTGGTTTTCATAACCATtgaaattaatagaaataaatgattaaaatatctTACTAGGTGTAAtaaatgagtttcattttttaaattgaatttctaAAGTTTCACACAATTAATAAGATGAACCTGCATGTTATATTTATAACAACGCTCCGGACAGTTTAACTTGAAAAGACTGTCCGAGaatcaataatatattttgcCTTCGGGGTAAAGGATGATGGTTAAGGTCATTTAGggggtttttttccacatcaaatTGCACAAATTCATATGTCAAAGTTTGCATGAGCAACAAACAATTCATGAATACTGGGGAAAGATGGCATCTTTTTGGTGAGTAGGGCAAGAATAGTGAGTTTATTCATCACCCATATGTCAATGCAATGTGTTAAGAACCAAAGCATAAAACTAAATGAGGAAGATGGTTTTTAAATCtatacagaaaaacagtaaTTGATGCTTAGCATTTAAAGACAGACCTTTCTCAGGTTGTTTCAAATCATAAGTGTGCAAAATTTTCATCATATATTTTCATGATGAAAATGAGAATATAtgatataaattattgttataaTTTATATGCCTGCCTTGCCatataaatgataataatacaGGTAAATTAACATGAATTTAATAATCCCAGTAGATCAGTGGTTTGCAGTCATATAATCCAAAAGTGGAATTTTCACACTTAGTCCAACCAAATAAAACTCATCAAGGGCTGCAAATGTTACATGACCTTTTGAGAAAATccgtttattttataaatatctacAACTGGAAAAGTGTAATTTTTACAAAGGTACTATTAATTTTTGGgggtttaaaataaagaaaacatttgcaaaaagaGAATGGATACAGTTTCTTTTTACTGGTACTGTTGGTGTACCAGTACGTTCAGTGCAATTATGCAATAAAACATTGGAAAAACTGCACATAACTGCATTTATATGAATTTAGAAAACACAAGTTGGCTATTTATCACTTTAagccaaagttattaagagccaTTATGGAAAGTATAAAGTCCAGAGCTCCGGAGCCAAAGGTTGCAGACCCCCGATATAGACTAAATAGAGGAAAGAGTTTCATTaagcgccacctggtggtgtcCTGCCTGGTGAATGCTGAAAGGaaactgttttttgtgtgtggggggggggatattttgctgttgttgtacATTATGTTATTTCTGATGTAAAGTTTAGTCccaaacaacagcaacaaaaagtgTATTTAGTTCAACTTGGATTacactttagtttttaaaagttaatctCTGTCTGTGAAAGGGTTGCATTTTCTGATACTTGAATACTGACATCTTTTGCTGTCGCAAAATTCTGCAACATCACctataaaacaaatatgactTATCTGTTGGGACTTCCTCAAGAGGTTCTGAAAGTAATTTTCTCACCTTTCATATAAATTTACAACTGCATTACGTCACATATAATGTGTTCTGACAACATACTTTACTGAGCCTTTAATCTTCGTCTGGTCTTCATCCTGAAACTTGTACTGGTAGCTCATCATCATAAAGGTATGAGGAATGCCAAGCTGCAGAGACACACATTTTGGCACAACTTTAACAGGAGATTGTTGATTCTGGAGGAAATAAAGAGCTTCTAATCACTGAATAACCTGAAGAAATCAactaaaaacaagctgaatGAGCAGGTTGCATAAGTGTGTCGCCCTCTTGTAACAGGGGAGGTAGTTGTGTTCAGAATTAACCACCACATTAAAATTCATGTTCAATAGGAGTCAGAGCACACCTGCCGTGATTTAAAGTATCTCCGACTAATGCCAAATAAAGTTCAGCTGCTCCAGTAGGTTTTAATTAACAGTTTCTCAAGTCGATTATTACAGCAAAACCACTGGTTCGCAGAGAATTTCCAAACCATCAGAAAGATCTCATTGTCATTAGTCAGGAGATGGGTTTCTAAGGCGATGAACATTTCACAAAACACAGTgaagaaggagagaaaatattataaatagGTAACATCGGCAAGAGCTGGATGGCCTCCCAAATTAACGAAA
The genomic region above belongs to Xiphophorus maculatus strain JP 163 A chromosome 1, X_maculatus-5.0-male, whole genome shotgun sequence and contains:
- the LOC102236652 gene encoding F-box only protein 6-like → MKRRTRAIMGTSYSVNSPSPIRSSGEPVIPLPLDILEEIFLNLPPQHVVCVCRLVCRQWKDVADSESFWRERCRREGYHLHDLSKVPSNWRLFYFLCKKRRNLIKNPRAEDEFRGWRILDDGGDQWKIEGTMVQHSNPAVKKNYVTSYGLCRKQQLINLREEGYSPSFMDEFQPHIQISDWYAPRWDCGSIYEICVQLLNDEQDVLKEFSPEPISFPQWNDQQWNQMVHVFKNYGPGVRYVRFIHGGKDTQFWAGWYGIRVTESCVEVCPALDN